The Salvia miltiorrhiza cultivar Shanhuang (shh) chromosome 1, IMPLAD_Smil_shh, whole genome shotgun sequence genome has a window encoding:
- the LOC131011458 gene encoding uncharacterized protein LOC131011458: MGMEQWSLVNRLKRAVKKITFLLDFNINRWKLASLVGASSSKRRLSFADRPGIRACLDDSESDDPAPGSARSLQRTISYPSEDDVDTKADAFIANFYKQLQIERQISLELNYCRADSFTSAKSPSPSINLNKS, encoded by the coding sequence ATGGGCATGGAGCAGTGGTCATTGGTGAATCGGCTGAAACGTGCCGTGAAGAAGATCACGTTTCTGCTGGATTTCAATATTAACCGATGGAAACTGGCGTCATTGGTGGGGGCATCATCTAGCAAGAGACGGCTGAGCTTCGCCGATAGGCCCGGGATAAGGGCCTGTTTGGATGACTCCGAATCCGACGATCCGGCACCCGGATCCGCTAGGAGTCTGCAGCGGACTATTAGCTATCCCTCCGAAGATGACGTCGATACCAAAGCCGATGCTTTTATCGCTAACTTTTATAAGCAACTCCAGATTGAGAGGCAAATCTCCTTAGAGCTCAACTATTGTAGGGCTGATAGCTTTACTTCTGCAAAATCTCCCTCACCGTCGATTAATCTCAACAAATCGTAA
- the LOC131004816 gene encoding 4-coumarate--CoA ligase CCL1-like has translation MELKQENEHIFRSKLPDINIPTHLPLHTYCFQNLSTHRARPYLINAATGDTFTHAGFELTARRVAAGLHNLGIRKSDVVMLLLHNSPEFAFAFLGASFIGAISTTANPLYTASEIALQARISRPKLIVTHACHVEKVKHYAAEAGAKIATIDPPPSPEIIHFAELRRSDEKLLTPVEIHADDTVALPFSSGTTGLPKGVMLSHKNLVACVSQQVDGENPAVHIDREDRMLCVLPLFHVYSMISVMLCCLRVGAAVVIMPKFEISELMELIEKYRVTIAPFVPPILLAIAKSPAAAKFDFSSVRRVVCGAAPMDRELELALKAKLPNAVIGQGYGMTEAGVLSMSLGFAKRPLKFKAGSCGTVIRNARMKIVDPSSVASLPRNQTGEICIKGDAVMKGYYNDPEATRRTIDEEGWLHTGDLGFVDDDEEVYIVDRLKELIKYKGFHIAPAELEALLVAHPSISEAAVVPMADEAAGEVPVAFVVRANAAYITELEIKRYIANQVAPYKRINRVFFTDTIPKAPTGKILRKDLRARL, from the exons ATGGAGTTGAAACAGGAAAACGAACACATCTTCCGTTCAAAGCTTCCAGACATCAATATACCCACCCATCTCCCTCTACACACATATTGCTTCCAAAACCTCTCCACCCACCGGGCCCGCCCCTATCTAATCAACGCCGCCACCGGCGATACCTTCACCCATGCCGGATTCGAGCTCACCGCGCGCAGAGTCGCCGCCGGCCTCCACAACCTCGGCATCCGAAAATCGGACGTCGTCATGCTTCTCCTCCACAACTCGCCCGAATTCGCATTCGCATTTCTCGGCGCCTCCTTCATCGGCGCGATCTCCACCACCGCCAATCCTCTCTACACCGCCTCGGAGATCGCGCTTCAGGCTAGAATCTCCAGACCTAAGCTCATAGTCACCCACGCTTGCCACGTGGAAAAGGTGAAGCACTACGCCGCCGAGGCCGGCGCCAAAATCGCCACGATCGACCCCCCGCCCTCGCCGGAGATCATCCACTTCGCCGAACTGAGGAGATCCGACGAGAAGCTGCTCACGCCGGTCGAGATCCACGCCGACGACACGGTGGCGCTGCCATTCTCCTCCGGCACCACCGGCCTCCCCAAGGGAGTAATGCTGAGCCACAAAAACCTAGTCGCGTGCGTGTCGCAGCAAGTGGACGGCGAGAATCCGGCAGTTCACATCGATCGTGAGGATCGGATGCTCTGCGTGTTGCCGCTGTTCCACGTGTACAGTATGATCTCGGTGATGCTCTGCTGCCTGCGTGTCGGTGCGGCCGTGGTGATTATGCCTAAGTTTGAAATCAGTGAGTTAATGGAGTTAATAGAGAAATACAGGGTGACGATTGCACCATTTGTGCCACCGATATTGCTGGCGATTGCGAAGAGCCCGGCGGCGGCGAAGTTCGATTTTTCGTCGGTCAGGAGAGTCGTCTGCGGCGCGGCGCCCATGGATAGAGAACTTGAGCTAGCACTCAAAGCGAAGCTCCCTAATGCCGTTATTGGCCAG GGTTATGGTATGACAGAAGCTGGAGTATTATCGATGAGCTTAGGGTTCGCGAAGAGGCCATTAAAATTCAAAGCTGGTTCATGTGGAACTGTGATTAGAAACGCGCGGATGAAGATCGTGGACCCCTCCAGCGTCGCCTCTCTTCCTCGGAATCAGACCGGGGAGATCTGCATCAAGGGAGACGCTGTGATGAAAG GGTATTACAATGATCCGGAGGCGACGAGGAGGACTATTGATGAGGAGGGGTGGCTGCACACGGGCGATTTAGGGTTCGTGGACGATGATGAGGAAGTGTACATCGTGGACAGGTTGAAGGAATTGATCAAATACAAAGGCTTTCATATTGCTCCTGCTGAACTTGAAGCTTTGCTCGTCGCACATCCCTCTATATCTGAAGCTGCCGTTGTGCC TATGGCGGATGAGGCTGCTGGAGAAGTTCCAGTTGCATTTGTAGTGCGAGCAAATGCTGCATATATTACCGAGCTAGAGATCAAGAGATATATAGCGAACCAG GTGGCGCCGTACAAGCGGATCAATCGTGTATTTTTTACCGATACAATTCCTAAAGCCCCCACGggtaaaattttaagaaaagatCTACGAGCTAGACTTTAA